The Gloeobacter morelensis MG652769 genome contains the following window.
CGGCTCATCGACTTCTGGTGCGGCCACGCCGAACGCAGCCACCCCCGCAATCCCGTCGAAACCTGGGATGCAGGCGACTTTGCTGCATCGGTACTGCACCTGCACCCGCAGCTTGCCACCGAAAGGCTCAGGCAATTTCTGCTCGACTGCCTGGAGGCCGGGGAGCCTTTCAATTTCAATCAGCACATGCGGGTGCCCTACGGCGATCCGATTGTCATCGACGGCATGGAGGAAGCGCTGTTGCCTTTGTGGGACAGCCCCCAACCCTACGCCGAATTCGAGCGCCACTGGGTGCACCTCGCGGTGCGCAAAACCACCGTCGCCCGTCCCGTTTTCGAGCACACCGCCCGCGCTGGCTTGCGCCGCCTGGTGCGCCAGATGGAAGCCCTGGCCTACTTGATGGTAGAACCTGTGGGATGATGGGGCAGTGCATGTCGGCCCAGAAGCGCTGCTGTGCTCGGAGCCGATGGAGAGGAAATTTTGGGAGTAGAACTGCGCAGTTATGTCTATCTCGATAACCTGCAAGCGCAGTTTGCGGCTTTTCTGGGGACGATTGCACCGGGATTTTTGCCGCTGCCGGGGGACGCTTCGCTGTGGATCGAGATCTCCCCGGGCATCGAGATCAACCGGATCACCGATATCGCCCTCAAAGCCGCCGTTGTGCGGCCGGGACTGCAGGTGGTCGAGCGGCTGTTCGGCAGCCTTGAAATCCACTCCAACCGCCAGGGCGAGACCAAGACGGCCGGTCAGGCCATTCTTGAGTACCTGGGGGTGCGCGAGCGCGAGCGGCTCAAGCCACGCGTGATCTCAAGCCAAATTATCCGCAACATTGACCCCCACCAGACCCAGCTCATCAATCGATTCAAGCGCGGCCAGATGATCCTGGCGGGCCAGACGCTCTTTGTGCTGGAGGTGGAGCCTGCCGCCTACATTGCCCTCGCCGCCAACGAAGCCGAAAAAGCCGCCAATATCAACATCCTGGAAGTGTTGCCCTTCGGCAGCTTCGGGCGGATGTACCTGGGGGGCGAGGAGCGCGACATCATGGTCAGCTACTCCGCCTCGATCGCCGCGGTCGAGAACGTCTTCGGGCGCGAAGACCCGGCAGCCGGGCGCCGGGAATAAACCCAACCAACCGCGATATCCACGTCAGGGCGCCTGAACAGGATAAGCCCGGCCGCTCGCTGCAGCGAGCGGCCGGGCGATGGACTTGAAGACGGCTACTTGCGGGCGGCTTTGAGGGACAGCTTGCGCAGGCGGATGGACTTGGGCGTCACTTCCACCAGTTCGTCGTCGTTGATGTACTCGAGGGCGCGCTCGAGGCTCATGATCACCGGCGTCTTGAGCTGCACCAACTCCTCGCCCCCGGCGGAGCGCATGTTGGTGAGCTTCTTGGTCTTGCAGATGTTCAGTTCGAGATCCTGCTGGCGGTTGTTCTCGCCGATGATCATGCCGGCGTAGACGCGGGTGCCGGGGGTGATAAAGAAGATGCCCCGGTCCTCGGCGTTCTGCAGGGAGTAATAGGTCGCTTCTCCTTCTTCGAAGGCGATGAGCACACCGTTTCTGAGGGTTTCCATCTCGCCCACCGTCGAGCGGTAGTCGAGGAAGGAGTGGCTCATGATCCCTTCGCCGCGCGTCAGGCGCAGGCACTCGGTGCGAAAGCCCATCAACCCGCGCGCCGGGATCACAAATTCGAGCTGGGTGCGGCCGTTGCCGAAGCTCTGCATGTTCTGCATCTCGGCGCGGCGGCGGCCGAGGTTGGAGATGCAGCCGCCCGCCGCGTCGTCGGGCACATCGAGTACAAGCAGTTCGAACGGCTCGTAGACGTGGCCGTCCACCACCCGAAAGATCACCTGGGGTTTGGAGACTTGAAACTCGTAACCCTCCCGGCGCATCGTCTCAATCAAGATGCCCAGGTGCAGTTCGCCGCGGCCGGAGACCAAAAAGCGATCGGGCGAATCGGTCTCCTCGACCCTCAGCGAGACGTTGGTCTCAAGCTCTTTGAAGAGGCGCTCGCGCAGCTTGCGGGAGGTGACGTGCTTGCCCTCCTGGCCCGCGAAGGGCGAGTCGTTGACCGAGAAGGTCATTTGCAAAGTCGGTTCGTCGACTTTGATGAGCGGCAGTGCCTCGGGGTGCTCAGCACTGGTGAGCGTCTCGCCGATGTTGGCGTCGGCGAAACCGGCCACCGCTACGATATTGCCCGCGTAAGCCTCGGTCAGTTCGGTGCGGCTAAGACCATCGAAGCCGAACAGTTTGACCACCTTGCCCCGCTCGATTTTGCCGGAATCTTTGACGATGGCGATGGTCTCGTTGGCGCGGATCGAACCGTTGTGAATTTTGCCCACGACGATGCGGCCCAGGTACTCGGAGTAATCGAGGGTGGTCACCTGCAGCTGCAGCGGCTTGGTCGGGTCACCCACCGGCGCCGGAACGTGGCGGAGGATCGCTTCAAAAAGCGGCTGCATGTCCTTAGACTCATCGGCCAGGTCGTTTTTGGCGTAACCCGACAGCCCCGAGGCAAAGAGCACCGGAAAATCGATCTGATCGTCGTCGGCCCCCAGTTCGATAAATAGATCCAGCACCTTGTCGATGGCGCGGTGCGGGTCAGCCTGGGGTCGGTCGATCTTGTTGACCAGCAAAATCGGCTTGAGACCCTTTTCGAGCGCCTTTTTGAGCACGAAGCGCGTCTGGGGCATCGGTCCTTCGTTGGCGTCCACGATGAGCAGGCAACCTTCGACCATACCGAGCACCCGCTCGACTTCGCCGCCAAAGTCGGCGTGGCCGGGGGTGTCCACGATATTGATCAGATGGTCGAGGTAGCTTACCGCCGTGTTCTTGGCCAAAATCGTGATCCCGCGCTCGCGCTCGAGGTCGTTCGAGTCCATCACGCAGGTTTCCACCACTTCGTTGTCCCGAAAGATCCCGGACTGCTTGAGCAGAGCGTCGACCAGGGTGGTCTTGCCGTGGTCGACGTGGGCAATGATCGCGACGTTGCGAATCTGAGCCGGACTCAGACGGTTGGTTTCCATGGATAGGTCCGAATGCTGGTGGTTTTACAAAAGTTAAGACTTGAGCCCTATCCTAGCATTCTTCGCCCAAGGCCGTCAGTTGCGCTTACGACGCCGAGACGCGGCCGTCGACGGGTCTTGCACCTTCGCCCCATATCCCTTCGTACTTGGTCACTTCGATGTCCCCCAGGACTTTCACCTGGCAGGCGAGCCGCCGCCCGCCTTCGACGCCTTTGTGCGGGGGCAGTCCGAGACGAAACTTCTCCCGGCCGCCCGCTTCTGAGACCGGCCCGGCGATCCCCACAGCGCAGGTGCCGCAGGTGCCGAGGCCATGGCAGTTGACGAGGGACGACGGGCCATTGTACAGAGGCACGTTCTGATCGAGCAAAAACTGGCGGAGGTTGGCTCCCTGGGCGCAGGTGTAGGTCTTGCCGAAAATTTTGACTTGTGGCATCGCTCTCTCCCGATGGCTCGCCTGCCTCCAGGGTATCCGCCCGCTTCCATCCCGGCACAGCGGCACCGGGAGCCACAAAAGCCGGTGTTACAATCCAAGTTGAAATGCCCGAGCCAGGCGACGCCGATGTTGAAGTCCACCACCCGCCACGTCCACATCTTCGCTGCCGACATCCGCAACGACAATTTCATCGCAAGCGATACCAAGCTCACCCTCGATGTCGATCCGGACAACGAATTTATCTGGAACGACCCGGCACTGCAAAAGGTTTACAGCGAGTTCGATCGGCTGGTCGCCGCCTACACTGGCCTGGCCCTTACCGAGTACAACCTGCGCCGCATCGGTTCGGATCTCGAAAATTTTATCCGCGGCCTTTTGCAGCAGGGCGAAATCGCCTACAACCTCGACAGCCGCGTACTCAACTTCAGCATGGGCCGTCCGCAGGTCAGAGGCCCCGGCCAATAGCTTCGCCCCGGAATCGACATAGAGTTTCCGGCTGCGGGAAATTTCAACCGACCCATGCCGCCTGAGCGAATCCACAAAATGCAGGAAGCGCGCCAAACCAGAGGTCCGATTCTCGGCAGCGGCGATCACCTGATTCGTCCCGAATTCGAACGGCGCTACCGGCAGATGCCCCATCTCAAAAAGGCGCAACTCGTCGAAGGAGTTGTCTTTGTGCCATCGCCCGTCCGCATTGGCGCTCACGGCCGACCGCGCGCCCACCTAGTCGGCTGGCTGACGCTTTATTGTGCGGCCACGCCCGGCGTAGACATTGGCGACAACGCCACGGTCCGCCTGGATTTCGATAACGAACCGCAGCCGGATGTTCTGTTGCGCCGCGAAAATGGCACCTCGTCGATTGGTGCCGACGGGTATGTGGAAGGCCCGCCGGAACTGCTCGTCGAGATCGCCGCCAGCAGCGTCTCCTACGATCTGCACGAAAAGTTGCGCGCTTACCAGCGCAACGGGGTGCAGGAGTACCTGGTCTGGCGCCTCGAAGACGGGCAAATCGATTGGTTTATCTTACACCTGCGATTGTCCGGTCGGTAGCGATGGGGTTTTCTGCAAACATTGCGTGGCGGTAGGATTGGCCTGGCTTGAGGATCCTGAAGCGATCAAGCAGCAGAGTGCCCAGTACCGGACAGCCGAGGCAAAGCTGCGCAGCTACCTGGAGGGGCTCGATCGCGCCGAACTGGTGCGGCTGTTGCTGGAGCAGACCGCCCAAGATGCCGACTTCGGCGAGCGATTGCGGCTGAAAGCAGCAGCCACCGGTGAGCAAGTTGATGTGGCAGTCTTCCGGCAGAGTTTGCAGCGGGCACTCGCCACGGACGGCTTCGTCGAATACGGCGAAGCCAGGGAGTATGCCCAGCGGATCGATAGGATCCTCGATTCGATGGCCCAACTGCTCGATGTCGGTCAGGCCGAAGCGGTGATCGACCTGGCCGAAGAAGCGCTTGAGCGGTTGGAGGAGGTGCTTTCCCACGGCGTCGACGATTCCGAAGGTCACGTGGGCGGTATACTCATGCGCGCCCAGGAGTTGCACCATCAAGCCTGTCACCTGGCCAGGCCCGATCCGGAGGAACTGGCCCGCTATTTGTTCGATTGGGAGATGCGCGCCGAGTTCGACACGTTTTACGACGCGATGGACAGCTACGCCGAAGTGCTGGGTGAAGCCGGTACCGCCCTCTACCGGCGCCTGGCCGAGGCTGAATGGCAGCGGCTGCCGGCTTTGAAACCCGGGGATCAGCGCAGTTTTGAGGGAAATCGCTTTCGGCTGACCAAAATCATGGAGCGCCTGGCGGAGCAGTCCGGCGACATCGACGCGCTGATTGCCGTCAAAAGCCGGGATCTGTCCTCGGCCTATGCTTATTTGCAAATTGCCGAATTGTGTCGCTCAGCCGATCGGACCGACGAGGCGCTCAAGTGGGCAGAGCAGGGCTGGCAGATTTTTAACGAGCGCCCCGACAGTCGGTTGCGCGATTTTCTAGTTGACGAATACCAGCGGCGCGACCGCTTCGACGCAGCGTTAAACCTGGTGTGGACCGAATTTAACGAATCTCCCTACATGACCACCTTTGCCAAACTCAGGAAGCTTACCGAGGGATACGGCCTGTGGCCTCAGTACCGCGAGAGTGCCCTCGCCCACATCCGTGCGCTGATTGGGAAAAAGCCGGATTATTCTAGTGGCCGGTACGGCGCGCACCTGACCGACGGCTCACTGCTGGTCGAATTTTTCTTGAGCGAAGGTGATGTCGATCAAGCCCTCCGCGAGGCTAAAGCCCTCGGCTGCGATCAAAGACTGTGGCTAAGACTGGCCGAAGCGCTGGAGCAGGAGCACCCTGAAGAAGCGTTACCCATCTACCGGCGTCCGGTAGAAGCACTCATCGAGCAGACGAACAACGACGCCTACGCCCAGGCGGTGCGGTTGTTGGTGAAGGTACACCTGCTGATGGACCGGCTCGGCCGACACGAACAGTTCGAGGATTGGCTTGCACACCTGCGCAAAACCTACAAAGCCAAGCGCAATTTCATCAAGTTGTTGAACACCAGTTTCTGAGCGCCCCTCAGGTGCTCTCACCCGAGCGAAGCGATTGAGCCCAGGCTGTACAGGGTAAATGCCTGCGGGCTCTCCTGAGTTCAAGGTGAGCAGCATCCCTTCTTGGCAAAGCCAGCGAGCAGCCGCAAGCGCAGGTTCTCAAAGTTTGTAAAGCCGTAGCCCTGGCGTTTGATTAACTTGATGCGGTTGTTGATGCCCTCCATCACTCCACTACTCGACCGACGGATAAAATAGTTGCAGACCCCCTCGAAATGTTCTGTAATGGTCTGCACCACCTTCCCATATACCTTGCGGGCTTTCAAAAGCCAGTCTTCCAACTTCTGCTGACCTTCATCTACACTCTGACTCCTCTCATAAATCCACCGAAATTCCTCTTTGTATTCATACGCTTTGCGTAAACGTTTGTCGATCTGCAGATAGGTTTCTAGCTGAACTTTCTGCCCGGCATTCAAGTCCACTCCATTCTTTAGGAGCAAAAATTGCTCCTTGCGCTTGCCCAAGCCACATTGGCGAGCAATCTTCTTGACCTCTTCGTTCACCATCCGCATCACGTGAAACCGGTCGTAGACAATCACAGCATTGGGAAAGGCTTCCTGGACAACCTTTCGAAAACCTCCCCACATGTCGATGCTCACTTCTTCAATAGCTTCGCGCACCTCAAGCGCTTGCAGGCAAAGGCTTTCAATGATCTCTTTTTGTTTGTGACTATCGATGACCTCCAGCAATTCGCCAGTCTCGATATCGCAAAGTACCGTTTTAAAATCGTGGCCGCGCCGCCCACTAAACTCATCGATGCTGATGCGCTTGACGGGGCCCCAGTCTTTTTTTTAACTGCCTGGCCACATGCTCGAACATGCCTCGTACTTCGTCTGGACTGATGCCTTCTTCGCGCGCAATCTGTTCGAGACTTGAGGCGGGTACCCGCTCGTAGATATCCTGCTCGAAACGGCGGGTGTGTCGCCGTCGCCAATCGACGAAATCCAGTTGTTCGGTACAGTAGCGTTCGCAGGTTTGGCAGTAAAATTGTCTTCGAGGAATGTGCAAAAATACGGGCATTTTACGTATTTTCAAGTCTCGGATGTGCAGGGGACGTGCTTGATGTTCGCGGTCGGTAAACTGGCCGCAACCGCCGCAGAGTATACCTGGAGCAAGCGGCTTGAGATAGAAGATAATGCCCCGTTCATCGATGGACTGCCGTTCGACATAAACGTTGGGTAGCCCGAGCAGTTGCGTCAGTTCGATACTCATTGGCAGAATGTATGGTGCTATACAGCATACACCATGGACTCAGGAGAGCCTGCCTGGCGGGGCATCTCGTTCGGCAGACCAACGGCGGGCCAGCAGACGGGCGGTTTCAAACAGAACAGTCATCTGCTTACTTTCCCAATGTGTTCGAGACGTCGTCCGGCTTCTCTATAGCAGCTGTACAAACTGCTTTTAGTTGCGGCAGTTCTTCAATGACGGTGTTCCAAATCAAAACCGGATCGATCCGGTCGTAAGCGTGGCGAAGGTGATTACCGATGCCGCGCACGTCTCTCCAGGGCACTTGCGGGCAAAGTGCCTCCGCATCGCTTCCCAATTTGACTGGTGCTTCGCTGATGCGCAACAGGCAGCGCTCAACCACATCTATCGTTTTGTTGTCGGTTAAAAACATGTCCAATTCCATTTCAAGGGGTGACAGACAAGGCTACGTGACGCTCAGCATCAACCTTGCAGCCCGCAACCCGCGTCGATAGTCCCGGGCTTTGTTCCTACAGGTGTCTATCAAATTGTCGAGCCAGTCACCCAAACCCAGCACCGCCTGTGCCCAGTGCCAAGCGTACTGGCCAACCCGAAAAGGGCTGTGACGCCGCAAGCGTCGCTGCTTTTCTTGAACCCTGCCGGTGTACTTGTCCACCCCTATTCGCTCCAGTTGCAGACCGTTGAGCATCGCTGCACTCCAGGCAATCGATGCTAACAACAGTACCCGCATCATCCGTTCCTGACTGACGCGTACTTCTTCAAGATGGTAGCCACAGGATTTGACGTCTTTGTGCCAAACTTCGATTCCCCAACGGTCAGCATACAGCTCAAGTGCTTCGTGTAACTTTGGCCGGTCTGTCAAAATATACCAGCCTTCACCCGGTTGCATATTCCGGATTTTTCGTTTCCAGATACAAGCAATATTGAACGGCTCGAATCCCTTGTTTTTACGATTTTTGGTGACGCGCACTCCGCCAAGAAACATCGACATTCCAGGTTGTAGTTCCAAAGACTTTAGCGAGCGAAAGTCTGCACCTTGTTGTCGAATATATTCACTGATTTTTAATCTCAAGCAAAAGCCGGCCTTTCGACTGCGCAACCAATTGGCCAGCTTGACACTGCAAAACTCTCTGTCCCCCAACACCACGACGCGATAGGCAGAAAGTAGAGACAGAACCGGTGAGAGTAACAGTTGTTGGTCTTCGAGGTTACTGTTGCCAGGATGGTCGAGCAAGGTCCAATTGAGTGGCAAGGCATGTCTATGCCACACCAGGGCCACTGTCAGCACGTTGTAGTGCCACCAGTCGGTGCGGTCGATCGCCAGTTTGAGTGTGGTTGTCTTGGAAAAGTGGGTCAGTACCAGGTACAAAACCAATGGGAACCAAGCCTCGAAAATATTGAGTTTGTCGAGGGTGAGAAAGCGTTGGAGAGCGCGCTTGCGACTGTCGGCAGTGATCGGCAGCGGCAGTGCCTGGGAGAGTTTGCCCAAGGCGAGCTGTTTGTGGGTTTGCAAAGTGGCGACAAGCAAATGCAAAAACAGAGACTGTCGCGCAGTGAGCAGGTGTGCGAAGAAGGTCTGGTAGAATGCAGGCATCATTGTTTTTTTGGATGGACTTGGGCGACATCCCAAGTCCATTTTCCTATGTAGCGATGCCTGGAATGCTTGTCCAGTCCGGTTTGTGAGCTACTCTGTCACCCCTTGAACAATTCCATACAAGAAACATATCCTTCAATGCGCGTTATGTTGTCGAGAATATCGCGAAGGCGTTTCGCCGAATTTTTAGAAGGCAAGGAGTTGATCCTTTAATGCTGCATGGCGAATATCCGGTCCTAACGATTTTAGTTCAACCAGATCGACGGGTCGCTTGAGCAAATCGCTCAAAAGATTGCTTATAGAGATCATCTGCAGCAAAGACATTTTCGCTTCCGGCTCGAAGACTACCAGCAGATCAATGTCGCTTTCGGGCTTTGCTTCACTGCGAGCAACCGAGCCAAAAAGAGACAGGCTGGCCACTCCCAGACACCGCAATTCCAGTTGGTGCTCGCGAAGCGATTCCAAAATGACTTGGTTGTCCATACCAAAATAGTAATTGCCCGTTTTCCAGCGGGCAAGCCTCCTGCCTGATGGCCAAATAATTAGCCCTCGCCTACTTGGAGGCGAGGGCTGAATGATAGGCCGCTTGTGCAGCTTAATCCTCGGAGAACTCCATCTCGCGGGGGCCGCCGATGTTTTCGTAGGTGGGCCGATTCGGGGTGCGCCTTCCGCCGACGTCGGCCATCAGGTCGACTTCGACGTCGCGCGAGGAGCCGTCGTGCTGCGTCTCGATCTTGTGGACCGACACGTCGAGACCAAGGGACTGCAGTTCGCGCACCAGCACCTTGAAGGACTCGGGGATACCCGGGCGCGGGATCGCCTTGCCCTTGACGATGGCGTTGAGCGCCTCGTTGCGGCCGGTCATATCGTCGGACTTGACCGTGAGCAACTCCTGCAGGGTGTAGGCGGCGCCGAAGGCCTCGAGCGCCCACACCTCCATTTCGCCGAAGCGCTGGCCGCCCTGCTGGGCCTTGCCGCCCAGGGGCTGCTGGGTGACCAGGGAGTAGGGGCCGGTGGAGCGGGCGTGGATCTTGTCGTCCACCAGGTGCACCAGCTTCATCATGTAAATCTGACCCACGGTCACCGGCCGATCGAACGCTTCGCCGGTGCGTCCGTCGTAGACCTGGATCTTGCCGATGTGCTTGCCGGTGTCGGAGTAGACCCACGGATCCCCCGTCACCTCGCGCGCCTCCATCAGCTTCTCGTGGACCAGGTAGCGCGACGCTTCTTTGATGTACATCTCATCAAAGGGAGTGACCTTGAAGCGCACGTTGAGACAGGCACCGGCCCAACCGAGCAGCGTCTCGAAGACCTGGCCGACGTTCATGCGCGAAGGGACGCCCAGCGGATTGAGGACAATGTCGACCGGACGGCCGTCGGGCAAGTAGGGCATGTCCTCCTTGGGCAGAATTTTGGAGATGATGCCCTTGTTGCCGTGGCGACCGGCCACCTTGTCGCCCACCTGCACCTTGCGCTTTTGGGCCAGGTACACGCGCACGACCATGTTCGCCCCCGGCGGCAACTCGTCGCCCTGCTCGCGGGTGAAGACGCGCACATCCACGACGCG
Protein-coding sequences here:
- a CDS encoding 2Fe-2S iron-sulfur cluster-binding protein; translated protein: MPQVKIFGKTYTCAQGANLRQFLLDQNVPLYNGPSSLVNCHGLGTCGTCAVGIAGPVSEAGGREKFRLGLPPHKGVEGGRRLACQVKVLGDIEVTKYEGIWGEGARPVDGRVSAS
- a CDS encoding nucleotidyltransferase family protein: MDNQVILESLREHQLELRCLGVASLSLFGSVARSEAKPESDIDLLVVFEPEAKMSLLQMISISNLLSDLLKRPVDLVELKSLGPDIRHAALKDQLLAF
- a CDS encoding IS4 family transposase translates to MMPAFYQTFFAHLLTARQSLFLHLLVATLQTHKQLALGKLSQALPLPITADSRKRALQRFLTLDKLNIFEAWFPLVLYLVLTHFSKTTTLKLAIDRTDWWHYNVLTVALVWHRHALPLNWTLLDHPGNSNLEDQQLLLSPVLSLLSAYRVVVLGDREFCSVKLANWLRSRKAGFCLRLKISEYIRQQGADFRSLKSLELQPGMSMFLGGVRVTKNRKNKGFEPFNIACIWKRKIRNMQPGEGWYILTDRPKLHEALELYADRWGIEVWHKDVKSCGYHLEEVRVSQERMMRVLLLASIAWSAAMLNGLQLERIGVDKYTGRVQEKQRRLRRHSPFRVGQYAWHWAQAVLGLGDWLDNLIDTCRNKARDYRRGLRAARLMLSVT
- a CDS encoding DUF6880 family protein, coding for MAVGLAWLEDPEAIKQQSAQYRTAEAKLRSYLEGLDRAELVRLLLEQTAQDADFGERLRLKAAATGEQVDVAVFRQSLQRALATDGFVEYGEAREYAQRIDRILDSMAQLLDVGQAEAVIDLAEEALERLEEVLSHGVDDSEGHVGGILMRAQELHHQACHLARPDPEELARYLFDWEMRAEFDTFYDAMDSYAEVLGEAGTALYRRLAEAEWQRLPALKPGDQRSFEGNRFRLTKIMERLAEQSGDIDALIAVKSRDLSSAYAYLQIAELCRSADRTDEALKWAEQGWQIFNERPDSRLRDFLVDEYQRRDRFDAALNLVWTEFNESPYMTTFAKLRKLTEGYGLWPQYRESALAHIRALIGKKPDYSSGRYGAHLTDGSLLVEFFLSEGDVDQALREAKALGCDQRLWLRLAEALEQEHPEEALPIYRRPVEALIEQTNNDAYAQAVRLLVKVHLLMDRLGRHEQFEDWLAHLRKTYKAKRNFIKLLNTSF
- the typA gene encoding translational GTPase TypA translates to METNRLSPAQIRNVAIIAHVDHGKTTLVDALLKQSGIFRDNEVVETCVMDSNDLERERGITILAKNTAVSYLDHLINIVDTPGHADFGGEVERVLGMVEGCLLIVDANEGPMPQTRFVLKKALEKGLKPILLVNKIDRPQADPHRAIDKVLDLFIELGADDDQIDFPVLFASGLSGYAKNDLADESKDMQPLFEAILRHVPAPVGDPTKPLQLQVTTLDYSEYLGRIVVGKIHNGSIRANETIAIVKDSGKIERGKVVKLFGFDGLSRTELTEAYAGNIVAVAGFADANIGETLTSAEHPEALPLIKVDEPTLQMTFSVNDSPFAGQEGKHVTSRKLRERLFKELETNVSLRVEETDSPDRFLVSGRGELHLGILIETMRREGYEFQVSKPQVIFRVVDGHVYEPFELLVLDVPDDAAGGCISNLGRRRAEMQNMQSFGNGRTQLEFVIPARGLMGFRTECLRLTRGEGIMSHSFLDYRSTVGEMETLRNGVLIAFEEGEATYYSLQNAEDRGIFFITPGTRVYAGMIIGENNRQQDLELNICKTKKLTNMRSAGGEELVQLKTPVIMSLERALEYINDDELVEVTPKSIRLRKLSLKAARK
- a CDS encoding ISL3 family transposase, whose translation is MSIDEFSGRRGHDFKTVLCDIETGELLEVIDSHKQKEIIESLCLQALEVREAIEEVSIDMWGGFRKVVQEAFPNAVIVYDRFHVMRMVNEEVKKIARQCGLGKRKEQFLLLKNGVDLNAGQKVQLETYLQIDKRLRKAYEYKEEFRWIYERSQSVDEGQQKLEDWLLKARKVYGKVVQTITEHFEGVCNYFIRRSSSGVMEGINNRIKLIKRQGYGFTNFENLRLRLLAGFAKKGCCSP
- a CDS encoding DUF86 domain-containing protein encodes the protein MELDMFLTDNKTIDVVERCLLRISEAPVKLGSDAEALCPQVPWRDVRGIGNHLRHAYDRIDPVLIWNTVIEELPQLKAVCTAAIEKPDDVSNTLGK
- a CDS encoding NAD(P)H-quinone oxidoreductase subunit M; the encoded protein is MLKSTTRHVHIFAADIRNDNFIASDTKLTLDVDPDNEFIWNDPALQKVYSEFDRLVAAYTGLALTEYNLRRIGSDLENFIRGLLQQGEIAYNLDSRVLNFSMGRPQVRGPGQ
- a CDS encoding helix-turn-helix domain-containing protein: MSIELTQLLGLPNVYVERQSIDERGIIFYLKPLAPGILCGGCGQFTDREHQARPLHIRDLKIRKMPVFLHIPRRQFYCQTCERYCTEQLDFVDWRRRHTRRFEQDIYERVPASSLEQIAREEGISPDEVRGMFEHVARQLKKRLGPRQAHQHR